From one Patescibacteria group bacterium genomic stretch:
- a CDS encoding GIY-YIG nuclease family protein, translating into MKEERNYYVYILASKRNGTLYIGVTNNLLNRSFQHKIKQDKNSFTAKYNVDKLVYYEIFADIREAIVREKQLKKWKRKWKIELIEKDNPTWRDLFDDL; encoded by the coding sequence GTGAAGGAGGAAAGAAATTATTACGTCTATATTTTAGCCAGCAAAAGAAACGGAACATTATATATTGGCGTAACCAATAATTTGTTAAACAGAAGTTTTCAGCATAAAATAAAACAGGACAAAAATAGTTTTACCGCCAAATATAATGTAGATAAACTAGTCTATTACGAAATTTTTGCTGATATTCGGGAGGCCATTGTTAGGGAAAAGCAACTAAAGAAATGGAAAAGGAAATGGAAAATAGAGTTAATAGAAAAAGATAATCCTACTTGGCGAGATTTATTTGATGATTTGTAG